Genomic segment of Drosophila takahashii strain IR98-3 E-12201 chromosome X, DtakHiC1v2, whole genome shotgun sequence:
CAGCTCGAGGAGCTGGCCGCCATGTCGGAGCAGGAGTTCGAGGTGAAGTTCCGCCAGTGGCTGGACCAGGAGGGAATCGCCCGGGAAATGCACTCACACCTGCGGGTGGAACTCATCCATTGCTTCAATAATACGGCACTcggtaaattttaataatgaattCCCAAAGCACTTGatactaaaatattaaaaaaaatagatatagatattttaatgtgattttaatattaaacataaatatttttatcttttaaaaacattttgttttttgcaaaaaatattataacaaattaatatttgcagATCCTTTAATATACATAAGttatatttggtttatttgcttataatatttaaacttttctaCATGACAACCAATTAATATTGAAGTTCTTAAAATTGCATACATAATAATACCTTAATGATAAAAAAACAACCatctataatatatattattttatatatagaatCTATATTCTTAAAGATTATGATGACTTACCTTCCCTTCCAGGTCAGCTCCTCAGCAAGGCGGCTGGTGTGCAGATGGCCCACTCGCACGCCCTCCTCCTCTCTCCGCTGGCCATGATCCTGCACACTTTGGTGGCGGAGTTCCTGCACTCCCAGAACTGCCACTTCACCCTGTCGGTCTTCTGCAGCGAGACGCCGCATCGCCACAAGCTGCCCGACTTCAGCCGTCGTCCGGAGTTCCGTTTCCGCCAGGAGGAACTGCAGCAGGTCCTGACCGCCGTACTGGGCGGTGAGGATTCGCCGGAGGATCCCGAATTTAACCAGCTAGTGGTTTCCCACTACGAGGAGGACCTGGCGGGTCAGACGCAGTGTTTGCTGATGGCCCTCCTGCGATCTCTGGTGGAGATTAGGACTAGAAACtcggagaaggagaaggaggaggtaATCCCAGTTATTTCGACTATTCCCGCTTCCCTGCAAGATTCCGCCTGCCAAACGGAACCCATGCACTCGCCCTTTTTGGCAGCCCATTCCGAGGTGGACACCAGCAATCTCTACCAGGCGGAGGAGCACGAGCTAATCCTGGGCGCCGATGGGCGAAGTGTCTTTGTGGGCGGCCGCGTCTCCCAATCCCTGCACTCCGTGGAGCAGCAGCTCAGCCAGCTGATGCGCAATCTCCGCCAGCTGGCCAAGTCCTGTGCTCCGCCAATCGAGGTGATATCCGCCGCCAGGTTCGAGAATCTCCTCCAGAAGGAGCTGGCGGAAAGGGAGCGCCTCCTGAAGGCGGGCCAGGCATTTGATCCCAGCGAAACGGTCACCAAGTTGGCCAAGCCCGTCgaagagaaggaggaggagcagccggcGGGGCCCAGGGACGAGGTGGTCCAGTCCGATGTGGGTCCCATTCAATTGCCCGTCCTGGACGTGGCCATTCCCCGGCTGCCCTACCTGCAGAGCGAGCAATTGGCCAGCCTGGCCGTCATCCGGCAATCCCTCGAGAAGGTGCAGCGAAAGGCGCGACAGCCGCAGGGCAGGATGTACGTGTCCATGGAGCGAATGGAGAACCTTATGGGCGACATCGCCACCTGTGTCCAGCTGCTCGGCAATGTCCTCAATCTCTCCATGGAGCAGGAGCACGCGGTGGGGCTGCACAAGGGCTTCAAGACGGGCTACCGCGAGGGATTCGCCCACGGGCATTTTATGGGCCTGCAGGAGGGTCAGAAGCAGGAGCAGTTCGACCAGCGGAAGAGGGAGCGGGAAAGGCAGAGGCGGGAGATCGGCACCCAGGTGGAGGTCAGGAGACCCACTGTCCACTGTCGGGGTAGCCAAACCTCGAGGCGGTCAACTCACCTGGCCAATAGCCACACGCAAACCAAGGAGAAGAACCTAAAAGATGCCGCCAATCAGGCTAATCTCCTGCTGGAACCCTCGCAAAAGTCCTACGAACAGTGGATCCACGAGATGTTGCACAGCTCCAGTGGCCAAGTGTTCCTCGAACGGGTCGAGCTCTCGCTGAAGAAGGCCTTGGAGCTGCAGAAGGAGCGGCTGGACGAGCTCTTCCAGGTGAAGTTGCGGCACCAGGCCGAGATGCTGCGGCTCAGCAGGCGACAGAACTCCTGGCGGGTGAGTTTCTCACGGGGATTAGTCCTTACACTTTAGCATTTCTCCTTAAACAGACaggcaaaaactaaaatttcaatgttgcaaaataatatttatttaattccttaaaaaaaaatatattttaaattttccttaaaaaaatttaattttttttatcttattttatttatttaattatttacgaatttcggtttttgattttagatttatttgttCAACCGTTGTTAATATACGTTCAACTTGCCGtttaaaaaagtcatttttttatagtagtagataatgaaaattaatatatgCACTTCCCATTCAGACGCTGTGCAAACGTGTGGAGCGGGACTCGCAATCCTCGACGGAGGCCCGGGATCTGGTGCAGAAGATCTTCCGGCTGCTGGAGCACTACGAGTCGCATCACCAGCAGCTGGCGGAGAAAATCCAGCAGACGGAGATCGCGGCGGAGCAGGCGGCCCGCATCCTGCCCCTTTGGGCGGAGGAGCAGGGCCAGGGTGTCGATGGTAACGCCGCTCCTGGCAACTGGAACTCAGCGATGTCGACTACGCCCACTTCGAGTGGAATGCGCACACCGGCACCTCCAgatcctccagctcctccggctaccgctcctgctcctccctTGGAACGCCTGGGATATCCCTACCAATTGCTGGCACTTGGCCCGCCAGGTGGAATCCCAGTTGCCGGCGCCTTTGTGTCCGTGAATCCACGACTTTCTGTCCACTTTGCAAGGGATCTGGAGCAACCGCCACGCAGCAGGCCAACTGTACCTCCTGAGAAACCCAGTGATACTAAACCTTCTACTCCGCGAAATGATAATATACCCAGGTAAGCTAACCAACTTGCTCTGTAAGTTCTCTATTCAACCATCATGAGTTTCCAGGGAACCTGCTGCTCCGAAAGTTCCTCCAGTTCCTGCTCCTCGGGATCCTAAGCCATCACCCGAGGTCAGTGCTCTGCCCTCCAATGCATCCATCTCAGATGTACCTCCTGCACCTTCTGATCCTCCCAAGCCTTCAATGCACTCCGTGGCCACCAATACGATGGCTCCACCTGCAGTGCCACCTAAAATGACACCACTTAAGCAATCTTCTAGACAATCCCCGACAGGTCCGAGCTTCGAAGAGGCTTTACTGAGTGCCAAGTAAGTGTTAACAATCCAGTTTTgcagtattttaaataaattataattatttcgtttaaaatCCGTATCATTCttaatttctgttttactaatatgttcaaaaatttaaatattgtttttttgaaatatttttgaagagAAATAAATCGAATTATGACAACATCTCCAATATCTATAATTATagaatacaaatatttgtagTTTAACTAAATCTCATTCTTCCGTAAAACcgttaaacttaattttttaatcttcaataaatatataaaaatatttaaaacattaaatcTGCAAAAATgttggtttttaaatattaaaaaacatttaattccATCTATAATTTAGAAATCGCATGCTGCAGCTGGAACAGGAGAGCGACCTGCTCGAGCAGAGTTTCCTCAGCTATCTGGAGAAGGCCAAGTCGAAGTCAGGCGCCCCGAAAGGTGGCGCCACCGAGGAGGCATCCTCCGCCTCGATCCGCTCGCGGAGGATCCGCTCCAGTTGCCTGCGCGAACGTGACCAGATGAATCGCACTTTGGACGGCTTTCGGGATTGGCATCGACGCGTCCGCAAGGAGGATGCCGCCAGTCTGGCCCAATTGGAGGagctgcaacagcagcggATTATCCCAGAGCCCAAGGTCTCCTCCTCGCCGCTGTGGCTATCGGAACTGGAGGAGGGTCACGAGCCGGATAGCTATCCCTTTACGAACGCCATCTCCGAGGCGAGGAGCAAGCTGCTGGGCAAGATTATGCCGGAGGAGCAGGCCAAGGATAAGAAGAAGCAGGTGGATTGGCTGCCCACTGAGGTTCCAGTTCCAGAGGTCCTTGATCCCGTTAAACCACCCGAACTGAATCGCCTGCTGGCCGAGATTACCCCCGATCTTACGCGGAGCAGCAGCAATGGAGAGATGAGCCTGCTCCTTCAGCGAGCCAAGGACGCTTTGGGaatgaacaacaacaacaacaaggcaACGCATCGGCTCCTggacgacagcagcagcagcagtagtagCTCCAGCTCCAGCTTGGAGCTGCCCTCCAGATCGCCGAGCACGAAGCTCCAGCAATCCATGGCCAAGATGCAGCTGCTCTTTGGCGGCGCCGTCGATCCGGCTAAACCAATCCCGGCCAGACGAACGGGCAGACCTGTGAGTGCACCCACATCGGGATTGGAATCCGGCTTGAGGGACCACTTAACACTGCCACAACGACCCCATACGGCGCCCACTCTTCAAGCGATCAGCGAACAGAATGAATCACCCATCCTCCAACTGGATGTCTCCACGTCCAGCTCTTCGCAGAGAACGGCAGGCGAAGCTTTCGAGGATCTGGTCACGAGTGCCGTTAAGCCCATGCATCACGAATCCAGCCCAGAGGTCTCCTACAGCCAGGCGTTCTGGAAACGCATGAATCTGTGAAATATTCAATGGGAAAAACTCAATTAATATGTTAAATTTTGTGACCTAAAACTGCAATCGAAAACATCTAAAAGTTCGTGgttaaatattcaataaacTGCCTTGAAATGTATTATTTCAATCATTGGTGACCCCAAACACAACTACTGAAGCTCACAAATTTTAGAATTGGCAACcgatttctaaattttgaGGCTTAACATGCTTATCATTTAATTATCGAATTACCTTCATTACAATTTATATACTTATTTATGGCAAATCAAAGATTTCGATGATTTCCAGACTTATAATTCCAGCAAttaaaaacctattttttttttttgtttttccaagcCGGCTTTCAATAAAACTCCTTGAACATTTTTCGGGCCAAAAGTGTGcgcatttattaattttttaagtcctATATCCAATTAAACTACGCTTTACActtgtgtatatttttgataaatttttgAATGGCCAAAATTGTGCGCTTAtgtttatcaatttttttagacCTGTTGAGACcacctatttttttctttattttttttttgttgttgtatatattttttaaatcgatttttttgtttatttttttttttgtttgcaatagacatatattttatattttttgttgtcaccTTACttccgaaaaaaaatgttagctctTGATTTTCTGGTTTGTcttactttcaaaaaaaaaaccatgtaGCTCTGGGTTTTTCTCTTTGGTTTTGATAGTTACGAGTATGTGGGTTTAGTTTTTAGCTTAGACGGCGGTGCCATTGATGAGATCATAGGGATCCCTATTCTGACCACCCAGGCCAAAGAGACTGGCATGGGATCGTCGTCGATCCCGTTCGATCTCGTCCAGATCGAAGGCATCGCTCACGAAGCTGGACCTTCGCTGCTGATCGTCGAAGGCGTAGCCGCGCTGGAATTTCGAGGGTCCGGAAACGGGTACAGATCCTCCAGTTCCGCCAGCCCCTGGAGTCGGGTAAATGGGCTGCGGATGCTGTTGATAGCCATTCGCGTAGTTCGACGGCGACGACGGTATCGCCGTGGGCCACTGCACCTGACCCTTGGAACCTGGCGGATGGCCCACCTGGGGCAGGGTCAGAGTGGAGGACACAAAGAGATTCTGGCGCGCCAACTGCTGATGCGGATTCTGCTGCTGATGATTCAGCATCAGCTGGGAGAACCTCTGCGAACTGGCCCCCAACGAATAGCCCTGGGAGGCCAGCGAGTCGGACGACTGCCGCAGGAAGCAGCGCGGCAAGGTGCGACTCTGGCCAAGATCGCCACTTGGCGGCGGCAGAGGCATGCGCATCCCCATCCCCGGATAGCCACCACCCACTGCCGAGTAACTCGAGTCCGCCGTGTGCAGGGAGAGATTCGAGTTGAGTCGGCGCAACGGCTGTCCCAGCGAATCCACGCACATGGACGTGCGACGCGGCATCACCAACGCGGCGTGatctgtaaaaaaaataaatgtagaaattttagaagaaatttgattttttttattataggtATTTTGCTgttacttggccaaaaatggtcccaaatcaaaaaagcGCACCGTTTTGAGCAGCTTACaaccttataattaatatcagtgcacttttcgactgttttgagaaaattgagaaattttttacaaaaaatggcaaaaaaaaataaatgtagaaattttggtagaaattttttgtattattatagattttttgctgtaacttggacaaaaatggccccaaatcaaaaaggcacaCTGTTTAGAGCAGCTTTCaacattataattaatataagcGCACTTTACGActgatttgagaaaattaaattttgacttaattttcgcatttttaataaggggttgttacatcataattttttgcaaaaaaaatggcaaaaattaaaaatttccaggttaAAATGCCAAAcgattgggaattttattacgagttcaacgaggtatgacattccatatttggactaTTAATTTCTTTGTTTCGGCAAAAGTACTATttgatttttgggaaaaatcaGGAATGGGTTTTTGGCAAAAGCAGGATATTtttatgcgatttttttaCTGCAATTCCGAAAATTGTCCcaaattaaaaccaactacTGTTTTGAATAGCTATCAATCTAACCTAACGATCCACATCactttttgcaaaattaaatttttgaccaatttttgcattttttataattttacgaataccttttgtttaatttattcacTTACCTCCCACCACATAGAGATGATCCTCCTCCATGCGGTTGAACTGCCTGAAACCGTGATCATCCCCATCcgcgtcgtcgtcgtcatcgcgGCGATTGGAAGCCTGAGGAGCCTCCTCCCGCTTGACCTTTTGCTCCTGCtgcccctccccctcctcctcctcctccgcctcctcgccGCCGCCACTGATGTAGTAgatattctttggcttgctGCGCATCCCAGCCCGGCGGCAGAACTCCTGGAAGAGCTCGTCCTTGGTCTTCCGCAGGCCACGCTTCAGGCCGCACAGACGCGACTGATCCTCCAGCTGGGCGGCGGGATTATTGGATACCTTGGTGTTCGTATTGGTGGCCATGTTTCGCTGCTGTTTGCGCTTCATCTGGGCGGAGGGCGGTGCCGCAGATCCCGTATATATTTCGGTGGCAGTGGACACGGATCGGGTAAGTGGAAATTCCTGGGGCAAGTCGGCGAAGAGCGGTGGAGCGGGCAGGCGATCGGGATCGCCAGAAGATGGGGGAGGAGGTGCGGGCAGGGGAGCAGGAATGGGAACGGGAATGGGAAGGGGTACATGGGTGGAGGTCACCGAGGCCTCCGTGCAGAGCTCATTCAGCGACTTGGCAAAACTACGCGAGTGCAGATTGCACTTGGACACCGCCGGTTTCTCGAAgtagaaactaaaataaagattCAGAAGAGACTTCAAAAATGtacaagatttatttttaaaaatttttgtgtttgcttaaaatattcattttggttaatattaatgtaaacttaaataaatattatacttaaagtaattaaaagaaaacgtacttttacaaaatgaatataaaatttaattttcttggaTCGGCCCCTTGCAAAAACActgaaaattggcgaaaattttattttttcaagatcccccggaaagtgtcatggatttatttattattttgttatctgtccaacacagtatgtatttttggtgtcagaccatttttagccaagttacagccaaaaaacaaaaagaaaaattcaaatttttgccaaaaacccagatccgcatttttcacaaaaaaaattggttttttgaCCGAATTAATGGAAATACTAAAACAGgtgaaaaaaaggtattttgctattaaaaaaaaattgttttcatatCGCCCCCgacaacaaaatcctagatccgtCACTGTATGCATAGTATCATTTTTGGCAATGTCAAAATcccttcaaaaaaatattaaattaagtttttgcttaaaaaataaataaataaaatattctaaagcACCATTAATGGCTTACCGTCTCTCTAGGTCGTTGTGTAGATAAAGATTTAAATTCGATCCAGCATTGGGATGTCTGCGACATGCCCCCGGAAGGGTTTGCGTCTGGCCAGGATGACCCATCATCATGTGGCCGGGATTTCCGGGGTGGTTTCCTCGGATCCCCGCATCGTGGACCTGGTGGAGCCGGGAATTGGCGCTGCTCCGCAGGATTCCGTGCGTTGGCTGCACCGCCGATGGCTGCAAGTGCTGGTGACCCTGCTGCCCCTGCTGGTGACCCTGTTGACTGAGTCCCTCCTGGCTGGCGGTGGTGGTGTTGCCGGGCTGCTTGTAGCGCTTGTACGAGTCGCTCAGAGGATGCGGCCCCTCCTTAAACTTGGCATGGATATTTGCCACACTAAAGCAGGGCAGGCGCTAAAGAGAAATGCGtatatgtttatatatatattgaaaataaactaGATAAAGTGTACAAAGAGCGCTGGATGAGATGCAGCCAATCCCGGAGGACTCATCCGGTGACGCTTGCATTTAAGCTGAAAGGTTTCTGCAGTCAAGCGGGAGAATTACGAATCAAGAGGTGGCTAAAGGCGCCCGGGGATTATTGATGGATGAAACTAAAGCTCTatccaattaaatttgaaattaaaactttgataaataaaattataatattaatatataataatttatgtaCCTACTACAtttggcattttaaaaaagtatttttataacttttatgaaataatataatatcaaAGTTGTTACGTTTGAATAACAAATTTGACATgaatcatatcggctttttattgatatgaaataacgTAGAAATGAACAtaattcatatcgattttttttctttgtatattttaggttaaataatattatatttaatataatatttaatttttgtagatTGTTCCAATACACTCACATTATAGTAGCTGACCTCTTGCAAGTTGATGAAGAGAAAAATGTTGAGGACACCAACGAATTCCGTGACAATAAAACCGAAGACAAAGAGGAAGAAGCTTTGGCCGTAGGAGACCTTGATGAGGGCGGGCTGGAGGGTGGAGCGGGGTCTGAGTTTCGAACCGATTTCCGCCTTTAGTATTGAGATATAGGCAATCAGGCCGATTAGCATCACAAGACCTGAAATATTGAAGATTAAATTAGGGATTCAAGGGACTATATCCCTATTAAAACTCACCGCTAACAATAAAGAGAATCCCGGCGctgaaataatacaaattatttcgaTGCGAGCATGTGGGTATTAGGAAGACTATAAAGCTGATCACCAAAAATACACCGGCAGCCAGGAAAATCGGACAGGACTTGGTGACGGTATCTATAAAATAAAGGAtggttaatttgaaaatatagctGGCTAATATTTTTGATCCTTCGCCTTTATCAGCATTTATTcgcatataataaaatattctccCGCTGCTTTTGGTTCCCCTTCATAAAACGTACCCCCTTTTTTTAGCCTTGCCGTATTTCTgacttttaaactttgttttcttGCTTCTATTTTTTGGTCTCTTTTCGACCTGTCAGCAGGTGACAAAATATCCCGCGGCTAAGCAAAAACACGTGGAGATAGAGAAAGGACCTCTCCACAAAAAAGgaggggaaaaaaagaaaatatcccAACCAAAGCCACTCACTTTTTGGCCgactttttaatagttttattttcgGAATTGTCACCCGCGGCCAGTTTGAAATTAGTTTCTGAGCGCcgtaacaaaacaaaattaatagaaatatttcatATCCACGGACAATTGTGTGAGAATTAATGAAATTTCCACTGGCCGTGGATATTGGATATAGGAATTTATTGGGAAAGTTGATTTGGGCGAAAATCTTATAAtagatatatattgaaaatgttCAACTATTGTCATCAATTGACCCCATTCGCACAAGACCACAAATCATAGGGACAAAACTTTGCCGACGAAGGCCAAAggcctttaattaaaattcatccAACTAAAGTTGTATTATGTGCAATGCCTGTGCGTTTGTAGGCCAACTAACAacaataaatcaatttcaatttggccCAGTCATCTGGGGGGAAGCCCAAGTGAGTGAGGACAGGCATCCATTCACCTGTTTAAATGCCAGGCGACAGTTAAGCCCATTAAGGCTTAGTTGAATCTTAAAACGCGGCAGTTAAGATTAATTCATCGGGCCAGAAGACCGACCATCAATTGCAATGGCACACGGAGAAAAACCTTTGATTTTGAGCTGGTGTTCAACATTTAATGGGGATAttatattgtcaaaaaactcgGAGGCCTTAAATCTTATgaacaaataattaataatattctccctaaataaatattattattaaaatattttaaattttttttatattttgtcagGTTTTTCTATGGGTAGGTACTTACAGGGTATTGCTGCTGTTGAGTCGTGTGGATCCGGTTGATAGCCCTCATCAGGAAAGTAGTCGATCTTAACGCAATTGTACGACGAGTCGGCATCTTGGCCTGTAAATAAAGAATAAGgaagattatttatttataattttaaatattccaaaaaattattatacagTTTCCTTGTATTTTCAGTCCAAACGTAAAATCACAAAGCACTCACAAACAATATATACAATTATTAACCCGAAACCAGATGTAGACAACAGACCCAGGAAAAAACAACCTAAAGTCAGGATGATGTTGGCCCACAAGTCGCTCAAAGTGAAGAACCCATCAAAGGTGCGGGAGGAGCTGCCGCTGGTGAAGAAATCGTCGAAGCTGAAGACCAAGCCAAAGACCAAGGTCAAGGGAAAGGGTAAGGCGAAGGGAAAGGGCAGGGATAAGGACAAGATCGGGGAGTCGGGATCAACCAGTAACTCCTTGACGTTGCCCTTCGAGCGGGGCAGCGGCGATGGACCGCATCAGGTGGAGGCCCAGCCCAGCCTGGTGGCGCTCCACTTCATGGACATCTCGCTGCGCCACTCGGACGTCCAGTTGCTCCAGTCCTCGCACGAGGGCGTCAACGAGCGCCTGGTGGCCTTCTACTACGCCTACTTGCAGCACCGTCGCTACCGCTCCGAGCCGGACCTGCACTTCCTCAATCCGGCCCTGGCCGCCCGACTGCGTCACATGGACATGCGCCAGCTGTGGGCGATGGTCCGCGAGCGCCGTCTCTACGAGAAACAGTTCATCCTGGTGCCCCTGGCCAGCCATCCAAGGTTCGTGACGATCCCTATcctatttttagatatttttctggcttaagaatttggaaaaattcctTAGAAGTTCCtaagtacacagagaaaatttggaacttattcaatattatatataagacCCCATATGATTAATGGCCAACTTATACAATAtactaatttaatattttattaatttgattaatattatttttatttatttaatattttgaacaaataaaacaatcagaaaaaattaaaatttttaccaaaaacccagatcccaatttcttacaaaaaaaaaattcctttaataTTGCAAATTATGGATTGTAATAccctgaactcgttattaaatttctaatcgattggcattaaaacctgggcattttattttttttgccatttttcgtaaaaaattatgatgtacccccttacaaaaaatttaaaaatagggaaaattttatttttttaagatcaccCAGAAAGTGCTAtggctttatttattattttgttatctgttcaaaacagtatgtatttttggtgtaagaccatttttggccaagttacagcaaaaaaaaaacaatataaaaaacatatagcTGATAATTCGATCCCAACTCCCTAGACCCCATGGACACTGGTCCCTTTTGCTGATTTCGCGACCGGATAGCAAGTTCTATCACTTCGATTCGCTGGACAACTGCCATTCGCTGTTGGCCGCCTCGGTGTCGGAAACTTTGCGAGCGCCCCTCGAGGCCTGGAAGTTCGTCCTGGTGACGGGTCGCtgcctgcagcagcagcgtctGCCTCCGAGTAAGGAGGGCTGCAATCGCGATCCCGCCTCCGGCATCCATTTGATGTGCATGACCGATCACGTGGCGGACTATGTGTCCCGCTGCGGTTACGCTTCCAGTTCTCTACTCATCGCCTGGGATCAAATCGCTGCGATGCGCACCCATCTCCAGGAGCTCATCCTGTCGCTCGGAGGCATCCTGCCCCCGAAAAGGAGCCGCTGAAGCGCATCAAGCATTTCAATGTTCAATTGACTTTTATTTCTTGTCGCATtagtaaagcaaaaaaaataaaattcaaaaaatccacataatcaaataaaaattataaattaatcttggatttctttgttttttaaaaagttattttaaggaAACAAAAGAtagttatataaaaaaatataagaaaccattaatttaatagaaaatataaaaatgaataaatccTTGTTAATaaatgacattttatttataatttgtttacaaatttaaaagtacttttttttaagtacttaaataaatacttataatattccaaaaatttattttttaatggttaAATTATGGTCAGTGcaacatttatattaatattatgaattcaatcaactttttaatattataaagtatatttacatatttttgaatttatatataGTTTCAAATTCACTCCCTTACAGCTTAAAATGAAGCTCCGATCAGTCTTACcttatcgaaaaaaaatacaattaaaaggaCAACTGCCAGTGTGTGGGCGTTAATTAAGTGACGgactgattgattgattgaccaACCAACTGActgcattttaatttggtCAAATCCAGAGCCCTCGGGCTCCCGTCGCTTCCGTAGTTATTAAAACCGCAAAAATAACCAGGCGAAGCGCACACACATCATTGTTCGACGTTCTGGCTAACAAAAGGGGGCACCACatggcaccaaaaaaaaaatccaacaaaAATGGATAAAGGATAAAGCCACCAACCGAAGCCGAAAAATCCAACCTCTTCAAATCCCCTTAAAACCCCCTGAAAACCCCCGTCATGTCACACAGTTGTCTTTGGCTTTGTCGGTGGTGCAAAGGCTGGCCAGGAATGTGGTGCAGCTAACACAGCTCACAACTCACCTGGCAGAGTGGTGCACAATATCCAGAGACTGGACTTGGTGCACTTGGTGATGTAGGCGCCATCGTCCAGGGCTTTGAAGTTGGCCGTCCCATTGTAGTTGGCATTGGGCAGCTTCTCCTCCGTGAAGAGCCACTGGGGTCCGGCCAGGGCGGCGATGACAATGGCCACCGATATGCTGCAGAAAACGAGAGTGGAGTGAAAATCAGACACTTGCCAAAAA
This window contains:
- the unc gene encoding uncharacterized protein unc; protein product: MKTRQLPATTTTVSFRAKQRDVVGGMSRLGMPCERERKHEAAKREREEREEQLKRDKATAAAAAAAQRVRLHNRRTGVGGVDGDLGKPRRNPYLKGIVQRAAGLGGAPNVTGVRTGKFANRAVNASEDRKDEQDEYDVKADRLRQQLEELAAMSEQEFEVKFRQWLDQEGIAREMHSHLRVELIHCFNNTALGQLLSKAAGVQMAHSHALLLSPLAMILHTLVAEFLHSQNCHFTLSVFCSETPHRHKLPDFSRRPEFRFRQEELQQVLTAVLGGEDSPEDPEFNQLVVSHYEEDLAGQTQCLLMALLRSLVEIRTRNSEKEKEEVIPVISTIPASLQDSACQTEPMHSPFLAAHSEVDTSNLYQAEEHELILGADGRSVFVGGRVSQSLHSVEQQLSQLMRNLRQLAKSCAPPIEVISAARFENLLQKELAERERLLKAGQAFDPSETVTKLAKPVEEKEEEQPAGPRDEVVQSDVGPIQLPVLDVAIPRLPYLQSEQLASLAVIRQSLEKVQRKARQPQGRMYVSMERMENLMGDIATCVQLLGNVLNLSMEQEHAVGLHKGFKTGYREGFAHGHFMGLQEGQKQEQFDQRKRERERQRREIGTQVEVRRPTVHCRGSQTSRRSTHLANSHTQTKEKNLKDAANQANLLLEPSQKSYEQWIHEMLHSSSGQVFLERVELSLKKALELQKERLDELFQVKLRHQAEMLRLSRRQNSWRTLCKRVERDSQSSTEARDLVQKIFRLLEHYESHHQQLAEKIQQTEIAAEQAARILPLWAEEQGQGVDGNAAPGNWNSAMSTTPTSSGMRTPAPPDPPAPPATAPAPPLERLGYPYQLLALGPPGGIPVAGAFVSVNPRLSVHFARDLEQPPRSRPTVPPEKPSDTKPSTPRNDNIPREPAAPKVPPVPAPRDPKPSPEVSALPSNASISDVPPAPSDPPKPSMHSVATNTMAPPAVPPKMTPLKQSSRQSPTGPSFEEALLSAKNRMLQLEQESDLLEQSFLSYLEKAKSKSGAPKGGATEEASSASIRSRRIRSSCLRERDQMNRTLDGFRDWHRRVRKEDAASLAQLEELQQQRIIPEPKVSSSPLWLSELEEGHEPDSYPFTNAISEARSKLLGKIMPEEQAKDKKKQVDWLPTEVPVPEVLDPVKPPELNRLLAEITPDLTRSSSNGEMSLLLQRAKDALGMNNNNNKATHRLLDDSSSSSSSSSSSLELPSRSPSTKLQQSMAKMQLLFGGAVDPAKPIPARRTGRPVSAPTSGLESGLRDHLTLPQRPHTAPTLQAISEQNESPILQLDVSTSSSSQRTAGEAFEDLVTSAVKPMHHESSPEVSYSQAFWKRMNL
- the stg1 gene encoding uncharacterized protein stg1, with amino-acid sequence MRDYPSVPNVFRVASTHSINSMENPYNNIRPANVNCNTIERQQQQPLAIHQLTTSASIEHSHPSQQQQLLVHHQQQQQQQQPQHHSPYATLPRGQRFAPQQHQQTGLINTISGSIPATGFSSLANSFSDLQLNNIGNQNRSNTSNSNQRQQQQQQHRQQQQQQQRQVASLSRHQPVKEVQQQQKQQQHVQRQQQHRMVGGVASGGATDPPTRGISNITNVNGGYLWLLTPVAASISVAIVIAALAGPQWLFTEEKLPNANYNGTANFKALDDGAYITKCTKSSLWILCTTLPGQDADSSYNCVKIDYFPDEGYQPDPHDSTAAIPYTVTKSCPIFLAAGVFLVISFIVFLIPTCSHRNNLYYFSAGILFIVSGLVMLIGLIAYISILKAEIGSKLRPRSTLQPALIKVSYGQSFFLFVFGFIVTEFVGVLNIFLFINLQEVSYYNRLPCFSVANIHAKFKEGPHPLSDSYKRYKQPGNTTTASQEGLSQQGHQQGQQGHQHLQPSAVQPTHGILRSSANSRLHQVHDAGIRGNHPGNPGHMMMGHPGQTQTLPGACRRHPNAGSNLNLYLHNDLERRFYFEKPAVSKCNLHSRSFAKSLNELCTEASVTSTHVPLPIPVPIPAPLPAPPPPSSGDPDRLPAPPLFADLPQEFPLTRSVSTATEIYTGSAAPPSAQMKRKQQRNMATNTNTKVSNNPAAQLEDQSRLCGLKRGLRKTKDELFQEFCRRAGMRSKPKNIYYISGGGEEAEEEEEGEGQQEQKVKREEAPQASNRRDDDDDADGDDHGFRQFNRMEEDHLYVVGDHAALVMPRRTSMCVDSLGQPLRRLNSNLSLHTADSSYSAVGGGYPGMGMRMPLPPPSGDLGQSRTLPRCFLRQSSDSLASQGYSLGASSQRFSQLMLNHQQQNPHQQLARQNLFVSSTLTLPQVGHPPGSKGQVQWPTAIPSSPSNYANGYQQHPQPIYPTPGAGGTGGSVPVSGPSKFQRGYAFDDQQRRSSFVSDAFDLDEIERDRRRSHASLFGLGGQNRDPYDLINGTAV